The nucleotide window CACTTACGCTAGGGGATGTCCTTGCAGTCTCTTGGTGATCTGAGAGAACGAAACAAAAGTTTAGATATTCGTTGCaaggctttcttttttttttttaacaatagaAGTTGAGAAATAATGATTTGGACTCACTTGGTTCACCAACGGCAGGACTGCTGGGAGTGGCAACCGGGCCACAGTCTTCTTTATCTGCATTTCTTTCTTGTTCTGGAACACTTTCTGCAAGGAGGAGTGGAAACATTATTTGGAGATCTGCATCGAGGTAACAGACAAGTTACAAACAAACTTGCACATTAGAATTGATTGGGGGCGATGATAAAGCACACGTACATTCAGGATCTCTGCATCTTGGCTCTCCAAGCCTTGCACCAGAAGCACTGCAAAGTTGTCCatctggagggagggaagcCCCTTCACCCGGCCCTTCTGTGCAGATACGGTGGAAAGATCGATCTCTTCAAGACGCTCTTCTATTGACATCTGCACAAAGGGAATGAACAAGTGGTTATAAAAAGGGTATCCAATTGGTTCCACATATTCAACTGGCTTGCCAACTCGATAGTGAAACACCAACCACAACTACAAAACAAATGGCAGATATGGTTCCATTTTCCCCAAAAGTCAAAAGCAATTTATAAGAATACGAAAAGATAAATTAAGCTTACCTCTGTAGTTTTACCGCCTAGTTTCCTCTTCTCTGATCCTAGTGAGGTCATGGTGATGGGAGCCTGGTGACCAGGAAGCCCTGGGACCAACACTTTGCTCTTGGTATTGACTAATGGCGTTTTCACCTGGAAAATTTGGATTCACTTTAAATATTGACCACGTGTTCACTCCATGATTGCCACACAGAAAATCAAAATGTCTACATGCCAAGCACTTGCAATTCGCTGGAGCAAGGGACAAGACAAGTGGCGGTAAGGACAAGATGGTGGTACCTTGGAGACATTGGCGTCAACGGAGAGGGATAAAGTGGTCTTCACGTCCCGGGTCAAGCAGATGTGTCTTTCAGATGAGTTCACCTCCTGCAGATAGGCgagtgggtgggggtgttaaaaataaataaaacgtcaTCCTGTAAACAAAGCCCACAACATGCTGCTGTATTTCAACTGTTCTGCTTTACTCACCACCCTCTCCATGACAGGCTGAAGGTGGTTGCCATAGGCCAGCATCACACTGCGCGAGTCTGACCCCAGGGCTGTGGCCAGCAAGGGAATGGGCACCGGGGAGTCTTCTACGCCCGACATCTGCACGGTACAGGAGGGGGAAAGGGGCTTCTTGCACGGCCtgtgagaaacacaaacaacaaatcaaTCTACAGATGCTTCCGGATAAACACATGCTAGGTGACTAGGAACAACACTTTGAGGGTCTTACCCGTTCAAAAAGTGCTCAAAAAGATGGAGCTGTCCATCTTTGCACACCACAGCCAGTCTCATTGCCTGCACAAAGAATATTAGACTGACTTATTATTGAGAATAACCTATCCAAAACTGCATGAAAGACAGTAGCATCAATATTTTTCAAATCGGTCATATGAGAGCACAACGCGTCTGACCTCCTCTTTGCTGTTGGAAGAGTAGAGGTCAATGTGCAGGGGTTCGTCGGTCAATGTGAACGACACCACAGAGTTCTTGTCCTTGCCATCGTCTCGCACTTGCctataaaacacatacaaatgcatgaGTATCATAGCAGTAACACAAACTATTGATATAACTATGTGCATTTAAGTGGACAGGTATACAACAAAATCCAATAGAAAAAACAAGTTAATTATGAAAACGCATAAAGAGGGAAAAGGATCAAATAAGCATGCAAAAACACATGGAAAGGTACCACAATAGAAACATCTTTGAGGATGAGTCTTCAGTGGTATACATGTTAATTAGCTGCCAGCATCTACCCCATGCTACCACTGTGCAGTCTTTATACTGTATTGATGTGAAAAGAATGTTACAATATGCGATGAGGAGCTCATGATAGGCTGGGCTAGTTAAATACGAATGCCTGAAAACACTGCACCCGTTAGGATGACTTCTTTAGAAATCCATGCAGCTCTATTCCGTGCCATGAAACAAAAATACtataaataaaaaccaaaaccAAGAAGATCGCCGCCAAATTGTACAAgtaatactattactactactgctattcATTCACAGAAATCCCGTAACTCACCAAACGCTGAGGAGCCTGTCATATGCAGCCCCAGACAGAAAGTACAGTCCATTGCCGTCTGGTGGCCGGGTGGTAGCAAAGCATAGGGTCGTTATAGCCGTCGAGTGGCCTGTGAATTTCTGAAAAGAGGGCAGAAAGCAAATGTtcccatgtttttttcattcattgacTAACTGCAAAACATTAATTAGTGTATTTACTGTTATTTGAAGCCAAGATAATAGAAAAAACATGGTTAACGATAGAGCCACAGTATGACGTTCCCTCTTGGCCATATTCAGACCGAAAATCAAACCAGCTCTTTATAAATAAGTACAGGCTGTAGTAGTGGGGAGATTTCAACTTGGGTAGACATTAGTGGAATAATGATGATGCACCCAGGAATAAAGATCCATTTGTGTCCAGTACCAAAGAGCTGCCGTGCTCACCCTATACACCTCCTTAGTCTCCAAGTCCCACATCTTGATGGTCTGTCCAGCAGAAAGCAGCAGCTTGCCGTCAGGACTCGCACACAAACTGGTCACTGCTGCACGGTCCGCTTTCCACTTGCTGAACACATTGAACAGATACATTCACACATTAACTCATCTGTCATCACCCCATACAAACATGGGGTAAAATAGGACTCTTTATCAAAGCTTAAATATCATGGGAATAAACTTTGAATCAAATAACCAAAGGTTAATTGGGGGTTTGACAATACATGGGCATGGCAACAGATGGCCATAAGCAATAAGACTGAATttacaaaggcagccatggatcattTGCAATAAATCACTtaatactagggatgggcaacgaaCGTCGAATAGTCCGATAGTCTGAGTAACGtagaaaattaaataatgaatgtgactatcgtAATTTCTTACACAgttcttctcaatgctgttaaACTCTCCGTTAATTTGCATGGGCCTTtacaacttccggtggtgaatacttttttttataattcaccgttgctaagcatttaatgaccgctgtcaaggaacatggatttattttcttctaaacaattgatttcatacaaatcataataacctctccctgtgtcattgtgtgtgcgtatatacgaggtgcgtgcgtgcgagggctttgacttttgcccaaaaatcatattcgaagtttgtttacAGGCGGTACTATGCTTACCGGTCTTGCATGTTCCAACAGTtcattaggtttctaataaatcgctgtctaatcaatacttcattcactgcctcttccgtggtcattacaacattatgaatagactgcgtcgggttctccgacgtctctccctcttggcctgcccataacaggttcgaatattaagggctgcctaatactcgttcgaattttgatttattttttgatattctaattatattcgaataacgaagttcggagtcaaagcccttgTGTGTGCGGGGTTCTTGGACTgattttcgaatattattcCAATGCTTCTCAGTGAATAtcgaatagtatttttgccagaaatgcacatcggATAATACCTTGAAAAACATGCTCCATGTAGAACAAAAAGCATTGCCCATCTAATTGAGTTTGCCTGTATTAGGTCATTGGCACTTTAAGTGGAATTAAGTTACGTCTCGGATAGAACTGCAGGGACGATCTCAGCGGTTGGTTTTCCTTGACGCTTTGTTGCTTTTCTTCCACTTTGGATAAGTTGTATGTAAATTATAGATGTTGGTAACATATTTATGCAGGTTTGTGCTTATTCGCTACTTCTATTTACCCTGGTGACCGTTTATGTAAATATGTCCCCGTCTGTGTTCCTCCGCTAGTGAGATTTGTTAGATATGTTGGCCAATTATCTTTCCAACTATCAAGGTTGTACATAAGCCTGTTCTGTGTACCAGTAGAGCAGTGAACTAAACCATCTCCTACGGTTAGGCTGTTCGTGACTTTTGAGATCATATTCCGGGCTAGGCCCCAATAGTCGGGCTACATTAAGAGCCATGTTAATAATGTGTACAGCTCCAAATTACCAGTACATTGATATACCAGTGTTATGGCTTATACGTGTGCTAGTTGAAAAAGCAATTGCTTGTGTGTTATTACTGTTCGATATAATTGTTCATGTATCATCGTTCCCTTAAGAACACATTCTTTCTCAAAGGAACGTTCCCAACCAGAAGCCTGTGGTCTCCCTGTGACTGGCGTTCACCAGCTCTACTCCGCACATCTACAGAGGCCCTAGACATATTTCAATTGTCTTTTATATTCTTGAAGTGTGCGCACGTGGAACTTTTGGGGGCCTTTGACATTAGTTTGCTTATATACCAACAGAATTGTTGGTATATAGCAAATGTTATATACCAACAAATATAGCAATTGTTATGTAAGATATGTAATTGTTATGTAAGATATGTAATGTTATGTAAGTTACTACGTAACTTACATAATGTGCAGTTGGATATATTGTTGAGCATCATTTTCGTTCACAACTGTGACCCAAATTTGAATGAACAATTGGCAAAGGATGTTCAACAATACATTATCCAGCATACTTTAGAAATGGCCTTGTGGATGCAAGGCATTCAAAAAAGAAGATGCCAGCAATCTGCCTGAGAAAAATGTATTTCCCCTCCATTTCATCAATATGGGTacacagataaataaaaaagggCGCAAGTTGTTCTAGAAAATACAAGTTATGTGCGTAGTATGTGGCTACTGACCAGCGTGACTTTCCCGTTTGTAGGTCCCACTCTACAATTTGAGTATCGTCTGAACCGCTGTATAACAAGGCGTCCTGGGGGTGCCAATCCACACAGTTCACTGCTCCACTATGACCACCGTCCTATCaacagaagaaagaaaacacattaacaaaaaacacaacaataataatGCAATGAAATGTACGTAACCAGCAATTTTTCACATAACCCCACAGCCCACCTCTGGGGTTGTGGATAATTAGATATATTTAATTGATAAGGCTACCAGTGGAATAATTTGTGATTTACAAACATTACAAATGTAAGTGTACCGTGACCTCACCAGAGTGCAGTGCAATGCTCCTTTTGCTGTGCTGTAGATAAGCACAGTGCCCGCCGCCGTGCCCATTGCCAAAAGGTCTGCCTTCTGCTCCACCTGCACTGCCTCTgatttcctcttcttcctcagggGACCCTCCTAAAAAAACAAAGTTAACAGTTAATGAAAAAGATCAAATCCATTAGAAACATATTTTGATGCTTGTGTTTTACATAAAATTGGGACATAAAGGAATAAGACCATATTCAGCTGGATAAGTAAATGTCAAAGTGATGTATGCCGAAATGGCCAATATCACGAGGGACCAAAAGTTTTTCAGGGGCAGCAATCTTGCTCGGTAAGATATAAACCCTTAAAGTATAAGGACATTTGCGTTTACTTGTCTTAGTATCTAAAGTATATTAAAACGCCAGTGATCTATGGCTTCAAGTGTCATGGTGGAACATGTTAGCTTGAAAGCTAAACCTTGTGTAGCTAACGCTAACTTCCAAATGCACTTTTACAAGCGACTGAGGAGACATCAACGATGCGGGACATTAAATAACGGCGCatctgaaaacaaacaaacacaatgtggGGTTGTTTCATTCGAATAACACTGATTTCCAGCAGCATTTTCTGAATTGAAAACTAATTTCCCAACCATGTGGGACCAACATGTGCGTTTCCCTCAGGCGCTACATAGCCAGCTAATAGCTGCTAACGTGGCCACCGCTGCTAACCCCATCCCTGTCCGTGTCACACAGGAGATGATCTTCACATTAACACATATGGTTAGTCACTCCTATGCTCAACAATAAATGCAATATACTCGGTTAACTGCCGACGCCCGGTTACAACTCATGCATTTCGTCAAGGCCTAAGCATTTTAAAGTACTGCTACCACCACATACCTTGACTGTCCGGCATGGTCCCCATGCTATGCAGGTACAAGTGGCACTCAGATGGGCAGAAGGCACATACTCTTGGTGAATAGTTTTACTATCAGTATTCCAGATTCTTAATCTACCATCTTGGGCACACAAGGCTAGATACTGGCGTGATTTAGGTGAGAAAACGCAGGGTAGTCCAAGCGAAGTGCTGCCACCGTCAGCCGCCATTTCCCCAGTACTGCGTGAGTCTGCGTGGTCGAAAAAACCACGTGTGAGTGTTCACAAGCAGGCGCATTTCCCCTGGAGTTTACAGCCTTCCCATTGGCTACTATCTACAAATGGGTGTGtcttaaaaaaaatcgaatccCTTTTGGGAAACAATATTAGATTTGAGTTTTAAATCAAATACAAGGCTTAGTACTACATTTGAGTATGTGGTGAATTGTAATTACCTCGTTTGTCGATTTTGCCTTGTCCAcagcaaaacaaacaagcagCTGAGTGCAAAGGTGAGCATCCCAGTTTACCACTCGGGTATTATCGAAACGGGGAAAGTGCTTTGATTATTTGGTATTAATCGTATAAGTGCACAGTACCACAATTGAACCTCACTGATATACGCAACAACGTTATCCCTCTATAACATCTGTGAGGTCACAATAGTATTTTGTGGGCTGCCCAATTAAAAAAACGAATACCATTTTTTTGCACCGATAAGACAGATTTCACAGTTAATGAAAGTTTAAAAAAGTTAacgatgataatgataataataattattattataattataatacaaGTATACACTTTTGGGTTTTTTTTCTTAGTTTTTTTGGGGTACTTCACAGAGAACCAATGGCGTCCTCTGCTGGAAAATGATGGTAGCTGGCCCCAAGCAGTCAGGCTCCTGGAAAAATCCAAACCCTACCAAACTGATTATTCAAATAATTTGTAAGTCGTAATTTGCAAAGCATTTTTGCACTAGAATCAACTGTTGCTGGTCCCACGACCACTTGAACCCTTTACACTTACACATTACACTTACGCTTTACTACAcctcattacttattattaGTCATTTTTACTTATTaccactgttttagttgttgtaGCCTCTTATTAATACTTactttatgttattatttattattgtgatctTTGCTGCTACTtattgtttacatatttttcatatttttatttactttatcttgcATTGTTGCTTCTTTGTGGCTGTTGATGGACCAAGCCAAACGACTTGGTTCACAAACGactcttgtgtacttgtacaataagatgtaatacaAGTAATTCTGATTGGATACTGCCTAGAACCTGTCCATGCCTAGAACGCACAGGAGGCGGAGCATGCGTTGTCGCAGATTGATGACGTGAATCGTGTTGCTGCATGGGGAGCATGACATTCTGCTGCCGGATGCAATGCCATCGTTGGAGACCTACTTGACTTTCATGCGCAGCATTGTAGTAGATATCCCAAAGTCTTTGTTTTCTCGGCTGTCGTGACTGCAACTTCAATGTTTTGGATAAGTTTACTCAATTGTTTAGATAtagttttatatattattaactGTTAATTTAAACCATGTCGATACATATCCCCATGGCAAGGGCTTTGCTTTGGCAGACGCTCGCACGAAATCAAATACCCAGTATTGGACACAAACGTTATAGGAAGCTGCATCAATACAATGTACAGTCAAGGGTCCATGAAGTAAGACGTTTTTCCGTAGGTACTAATAAGATGGACGAGGACGACAGCCAAAAAGTAAGACGAGATGTGTCTCTAGTCAGAAGACGTCCCCTGTCTCCACTGGAGAGAATTAGTCAGTTATTACCTCAGGAGTCCCTTGGACCTGAAGTGGAACAGTTAAGAGATTGTAATGATGACAGAACTGATGAAAGCCTGGCTGTCACTGAGGATTCAAACACTCTAGTCGCATCTGACAAAATCTGTGAATCAGATACACCCATAAAGGAAATCACAATGCCCCAAGAAGAGATTACACATCTATCTAATGGTCGGACTGTTGCCGATTGCAGTGACGTGCAAAGCCAAGTGGGGGCTGGAACTCCATCTCACATGGCCGAACCACTGCCAAAATCTCTCCCTCGGGAGACCATGATCGAGTTCGGGGAGCTGCTTGTTGCCGAGTTTCGCAAGAAAGGTCGGGTAGAGTTTAGGAAGATGTTCCAACTGCAGGAGGGAGTGCGTCTGCAAAGCTCCTGGGGTACCATAAACCACGACGACATGGCAGGGCGACCCTCGGGCCGGATTATGAGGACCACACACTGGGCTCCCATCCTCATTCGCCGCCCGAGCCTGGAGGATTATGTGCTGTTAATGAAGAGGGGACCAGCAATAGCGTACCCAAAGGTTCTGTTTGTTTAGTTCAGTTCATGGGCCTATTGTTACCAATATCGTTCTCTGTCATGGTGTGTTATTGAACAGTTCATTACAGACTAAACATTGTAACATTTGTATCCATGCATTTCTATTCCCTTCAGGATGCCAgcatgatgatgacaatgatggACGTGGTAGAGGGAGACTGTGTGTTGGAGTCGGGATCAGGGTCCGGGGCGATGTCCCTTTTCCTGTCCCGAGCAGGTCTGTAGTACGAGCCACATACATTAGGCTTAATACATATGTGAGACATGCGTACAACATGCATCAATGGTTTTATGAAGACATTAACACTTGAAACTGAAATCGATATTCACACCTTCTATGTTAAAGACTTCACAAGTTATATCAATAAACTGTTGCACTAATGGATTTTTTTAAACCCTGACTACAATAAAATTAAATCCTGATGTACTTATCCTTTTAACTATTTACTAATCAGCAATTACTGAGTAGTGGAGTAACAGTGTTAGGCCTTCTCTTCCATTCTACACTGGTGGTGAAAATACTTtattattcgtgtgtgtgtgtgtgtgtgtgtgtgtgtgtgtgtgtgtgtgtgtgtgttgcatgcacGACAGTGGGCTCCAAGGGTACCGTGCTGAGTGTGGAGGTCAGAGAAGACCACCTCGGCAGATCGGTGAAGAACTACAAACGCTGGCGGTTGTCGTGGGCCCGGCGGCGTGGGGGCGAGGAGTGGCCCGACAACGTTCACTTCCACCAGGCCGACctgagctccgcctcctccctgcTCGCCGGTCGGGGGTTCCATTCAGTCGGTTTAAACAGCAGAAATGCAAAACTACAAACTACAGTCCATTGAGCGTTTTTTTTAGTTCTTTCCCCAACACAATAACCCAGCACATTATGGAGATATTTCATTCTTGAGGTACTGACATGGATTCTTTGTGTTGCAGGTTGCTCTAGATCTCATCAGTCCCCAGTTGGTATTGCCAACGGTGgttcctcacctccaccccggGGCTGTGTGTGCGGTCTACTTGGCTAAGTGTGTAACATGAGCTTCCCCACTAGAGTAGATAAGTGGATTGTGTGTCACAACCCCTAAAAATACGTAAACAACAAGGAGAACAACATTTGCTCATT belongs to Gadus chalcogrammus isolate NIFS_2021 chromosome 5, NIFS_Gcha_1.0, whole genome shotgun sequence and includes:
- the wdr43 gene encoding WD repeat-containing protein 43; the encoded protein is MAADGGSTSLGLPCVFSPKSRQYLALCAQDGRLRIWNTDSKTIHQEYVPSAHLSATCTCIAWGPCRTVKEGPLRKKRKSEAVQVEQKADLLAMGTAAGTVLIYSTAKGALHCTLDGGHSGAVNCVDWHPQDALLYSGSDDTQIVEWDLQTGKSRCKWKADRAAVTSLCASPDGKLLLSAGQTIKMWDLETKEVYRKFTGHSTAITTLCFATTRPPDGNGLYFLSGAAYDRLLSVWQVRDDGKDKNSVVSFTLTDEPLHIDLYSSNSKEEAMRLAVVCKDGQLHLFEHFLNGPCKKPLSPSCTVQMSGVEDSPVPIPLLATALGSDSRSVMLAYGNHLQPVMERVEVNSSERHICLTRDVKTTLSLSVDANVSKVKTPLVNTKSKVLVPGLPGHQAPITMTSLGSEKRKLGGKTTEMSIEERLEEIDLSTVSAQKGRVKGLPSLQMDNFAVLLVQGLESQDAEILNKVFQNKKEMQIKKTVARLPLPAVLPLVNQITKRLQGHPLAALLMVRWLKAVLVQHTSYLSSLPDLVNQLGVLYHMIESRVKMFHRLNKLNGKLLLLITQVATSNSCTDTEVDRTAKLVYEEESSEDDASGDEGLPDDDNSDNWEEEDEEDDGAMEGQNSGDEDGRLESKTNGDEDMEHENESEEE
- the trmt61b gene encoding tRNA (adenine(58)-N(1))-methyltransferase, mitochondrial; translation: MSIHIPMARALLWQTLARNQIPSIGHKRYRKLHQYNVQSRVHEVRRFSVGTNKMDEDDSQKVRRDVSLVRRRPLSPLERISQLLPQESLGPEVEQLRDCNDDRTDESLAVTEDSNTLVASDKICESDTPIKEITMPQEEITHLSNGRTVADCSDVQSQVGAGTPSHMAEPLPKSLPRETMIEFGELLVAEFRKKGRVEFRKMFQLQEGVRLQSSWGTINHDDMAGRPSGRIMRTTHWAPILIRRPSLEDYVLLMKRGPAIAYPKDASMMMTMMDVVEGDCVLESGSGSGAMSLFLSRAVGSKGTVLSVEVREDHLGRSVKNYKRWRLSWARRRGGEEWPDNVHFHQADLSSASSLLAGRGFHSVALDLISPQLVLPTVVPHLHPGAVCAVYLANITQVVDLLDGIRCSSLPLLCERIIEVPVRDWLVAPARQKDGDFCTRKSPLSNEDKKDLCGVEEKGESANDARPFGSVPYISRPHPEQLSHTAFLVKLRKYVQ